From Equus przewalskii isolate Varuska chromosome 30, EquPr2, whole genome shotgun sequence, a single genomic window includes:
- the ACBD7 gene encoding acyl-CoA-binding domain-containing protein 7 gives MSLQAEFDRVAEDVRKLKRRPDDAELKELYGLYKQSVIGDIDIECPAMLDLKGKAKWEAWNLQKGLSKEDAMSAYVSKARELIEKYGI, from the exons ATGTCCCTGCAG GCTGAGTTTGACAGGGTCGCAGAAGACGTGAGAAAGCTGAAAAGGAGGCCAGATGATGCAGAACTGAAAGAACTCTATGGGCTCTACAAACAATCTGTCATTGGAGACATCGACATTG AGTGTCCGGCAATGTTAGATTTAAAAGGCAAGGCAAAATGGGAAGCATGGAACCTCCAAAAAG ggcTGTCAAAGGAAGATGCCATGAGCGCCTATGTTTCTAAAGCTAGAGAGCTGATAGAAAAATATGGAATTTAG